In Synechococcus sp. Nb3U1, one DNA window encodes the following:
- a CDS encoding Uma2 family endonuclease encodes MVQQLPRAIDDGILYPESDGQPMADNTKQFRWIVRVKEGIDYWMRHRPDVFVAGDLLWYPVKGDPNIRMAPDVMVVFGRPKGDRGSYLQWREEGIPPQVVFEILSPGNRFSQMLEKLRFYERYGVEEYYIYDPDQGTLEGFIRQGENLVEIQPMQGWRSPYLGIFFDLVDGELQLTYPDGQPFINFSEALEQATQARQQAEQERQRAEQERERADRLAERLRQMGLDPDGL; translated from the coding sequence ATGGTACAGCAGCTTCCTCGTGCCATAGATGACGGTATTCTTTACCCCGAAAGCGACGGTCAACCGATGGCCGATAACACCAAGCAATTCCGTTGGATTGTCCGGGTTAAAGAAGGAATTGACTATTGGATGCGCCATCGCCCTGATGTTTTTGTTGCAGGGGATTTGCTTTGGTACCCCGTCAAAGGGGATCCCAACATTCGCATGGCGCCGGATGTGATGGTGGTGTTTGGGCGCCCGAAAGGGGATCGCGGTTCTTACTTGCAGTGGCGAGAAGAAGGGATCCCTCCTCAGGTAGTCTTTGAGATTCTCTCCCCCGGCAATCGTTTCAGCCAAATGCTGGAAAAGCTGCGCTTCTACGAACGCTACGGGGTAGAAGAGTATTACATCTACGATCCAGACCAGGGCACGTTAGAAGGCTTTATCCGCCAGGGAGAGAATTTAGTAGAGATCCAGCCCATGCAGGGATGGCGTAGCCCTTACTTGGGTATCTTTTTCGATTTGGTCGATGGCGAACTTCAGCTCACCTATCCTGATGGGCAACCGTTTATCAACTTCTCAGAAGCCCTAGAGCAAGCGACACAGGCCCGACAACAGGCGGAACAAGAGCGGCAACGAGCAGAACAAGAGCGAGAACGGGCGGATCGCTTG
- a CDS encoding VOC family protein — MLTYHHLHTALWVTDLARAEHFYGTVLGIPKAERLPFDFPGAWYQVGASQIHLIVAEDPMNQGHTAAKWGRNPHLALGVDNLDVVKTRLVQLGYEVQMSASGRAALFVRDPDGNVIELSSANAKELSSANAKELSSANAKELSSANAKELSSANAKELSSANAKELSSANAKELSSANAKELSSANAKELSSANAKELSSANAKELSSANAKEL; from the coding sequence ATGTTGACCTACCATCATCTGCACACTGCCCTTTGGGTTACGGATTTGGCCAGGGCAGAACATTTTTACGGCACGGTGCTCGGGATTCCGAAAGCGGAGCGTTTACCCTTTGATTTTCCAGGAGCTTGGTATCAGGTGGGTGCCTCGCAAATTCATTTGATTGTGGCAGAGGATCCCATGAATCAAGGTCATACAGCCGCAAAGTGGGGGCGTAATCCCCATCTGGCTTTGGGGGTAGATAATCTGGATGTGGTGAAAACTCGCCTTGTGCAATTAGGCTATGAAGTCCAGATGAGTGCTTCTGGTCGGGCGGCTTTGTTTGTACGGGATCCGGATGGAAATGTGATAGAGCTAAGCTCCGCTAACGCGAAAGAGCTAAGCTCCGCTAACGCGAAAGAGCTAAGCTCCGCTAACGCGAAAGAGCTAAGCTCCGCTAACGCGAAAGAGCTAAGCTCCGCTAACGCGAAAGAGCTAAGCTCCGCTAACGCGAAAGAGCTAAGCTCCGCTAACGCGAAAGAGCTAAGCTCCGCTAACGCGAAAGAGCTAAGCTCCGCTAACGCGAAAGAGCTAAGCTCCGCTAACGCGAAAGAGCTAAGCTCCGCTAACGCGAAAGAGCTAAGCTCCGCTAACGCGAAAGAGCTATGA
- a CDS encoding NAD(P)H-hydrate dehydratase — MPVAALMEKVGLAIFAQLQRDFPQAHRVGILCGTGHNGGDGLVVGRELLLSQKTVKVWLGKPDLKPLTADHARYLKALGAEFVTDIGELADCDLLIDALFGIGLNRQLADPWVGAVGWANSSGIPILSLDLPSGLNDQTGQIWGCCTRATRTYALGLWKRGLWQEAALPWVGQLHRIEFGIPGWALIKPEGSPNIPQLLLQPWSHFPPAPPLDTHKYRQGSLLIVAGSAAYAGASVLAGLGARGSGAGMVTMAVPTELKPLIHTVLPEVLVHAWEGIPSLPPVSEKPFQAVALGPGLGETRLPLLDVLLRDWTGIPWVVDADGLNGLAQLGVDHLRQHRIQAILTPHLGEFRRLFPGIPLDDRIEAAQRAATRSGAVVVLKGSRTVIAAPSGRCWLNPASTPALARGGSGDVLTGLIGGLLARWGGQGSLIDESILLSCACAGVWWHGQTALQLVEERGLTGVDPARLAEHLPQALQTLQQEQAG, encoded by the coding sequence ATGCCCGTTGCGGCTCTGATGGAAAAGGTGGGGCTGGCGATTTTCGCCCAATTACAAAGGGATTTTCCGCAGGCCCATCGGGTTGGGATCCTCTGTGGGACGGGGCACAACGGCGGCGATGGGTTGGTGGTGGGTCGGGAACTGCTACTGTCCCAAAAAACTGTAAAAGTTTGGCTGGGCAAGCCGGATCTGAAGCCACTGACGGCAGATCATGCCCGCTACCTCAAGGCTTTGGGGGCCGAGTTTGTCACAGATATTGGGGAGTTGGCAGATTGTGACTTGCTCATCGATGCTCTTTTCGGGATTGGTCTGAATCGGCAGTTGGCGGATCCCTGGGTGGGGGCGGTGGGGTGGGCTAACTCCAGCGGGATCCCGATTCTTAGCCTCGACTTGCCTTCGGGCCTTAACGATCAAACGGGGCAGATCTGGGGCTGCTGTACACGGGCAACTCGCACCTATGCTCTGGGCCTGTGGAAGCGCGGGTTATGGCAGGAGGCAGCTTTGCCTTGGGTGGGGCAGTTGCATCGCATCGAGTTTGGCATCCCGGGCTGGGCCTTGATAAAGCCAGAGGGATCCCCGAATATCCCCCAGTTGTTGCTGCAGCCTTGGTCTCACTTCCCGCCGGCTCCCCCTCTGGATACCCACAAATATCGCCAGGGATCCCTGTTGATCGTGGCCGGTTCGGCGGCCTATGCGGGGGCATCTGTGTTGGCGGGGTTGGGGGCGCGCGGGAGTGGGGCGGGAATGGTGACAATGGCGGTGCCAACTGAGTTGAAACCCCTGATCCATACTGTTTTGCCGGAGGTTTTGGTGCATGCCTGGGAAGGGATCCCCTCTTTGCCGCCGGTCTCAGAAAAGCCCTTTCAGGCGGTGGCACTGGGGCCAGGTTTGGGAGAAACCCGTTTGCCTCTGCTGGATGTCCTATTGCGGGATTGGACGGGGATCCCGTGGGTGGTCGATGCAGATGGGCTGAATGGATTGGCGCAGCTAGGGGTGGATCACTTGCGACAGCATCGGATTCAGGCAATTTTGACTCCTCACCTGGGGGAGTTTCGACGCCTGTTTCCAGGGATCCCCTTAGACGATCGGATTGAGGCAGCTCAAAGGGCGGCGACCCGAAGTGGGGCAGTGGTGGTGTTGAAGGGATCCCGAACGGTGATCGCGGCCCCTAGTGGCCGGTGTTGGCTCAATCCGGCCAGTACCCCGGCTTTGGCCCGTGGTGGCAGTGGTGATGTGTTGACGGGGTTAATCGGGGGGTTGTTGGCCCGCTGGGGTGGACAGGGATCGCTCATAGACGAATCGATCCTGCTCAGTTGTGCTTGCGCGGGAGTGTGGTGGCATGGCCAGACGGCTTTACAACTGGTGGAAGAACGCGGTCTAACGGGGGTAGATCCAGCTCGGTTAGCGGAGCATTTGCCCCAGGCGCTGCAAACTCTCCAACAGGAGCAAGCAGGTTAG
- the rlmN gene encoding 23S rRNA (adenine(2503)-C(2))-methyltransferase RlmN — MSAPSIPLLGQSLSTLKDWAIAQGQPAYRGQQLHDWVYQKGIRSLEQVTVFPKGWREKLQNYPVGRSQMVQRTEARDGTVKYLLGLRDGQLIETVGIPTSKRLTVCVSSQVGCPMACNFCATGKMGYRRNLELHEILDQVLTVQEDFGRRVSHIVFMGMGEPLLNRDTVVQAIRSLNQDMGIGQRHITLSTVGVPRQIPWLAQQDLHITLAVSLHAPNQDLRQQLIPSAVHYPLESLIQDCRDYMLSSRRRVSFEYTLLGGVNDLPVHARQLAELLRSASQSGVQLHVNLIPYNPISEADYQRPHPTRVEEFVRQLEQHHVRASVRQTRGLDGNAACGQLRGSFLQNRPVSVATP, encoded by the coding sequence ATGTCCGCCCCATCCATTCCCCTGCTTGGGCAATCTTTATCCACACTAAAAGACTGGGCCATTGCCCAAGGTCAACCTGCCTATCGTGGGCAACAACTCCACGACTGGGTTTACCAAAAAGGGATCCGCTCTCTGGAGCAGGTGACGGTGTTTCCCAAAGGGTGGCGGGAGAAGCTGCAGAACTACCCGGTGGGGCGATCCCAGATGGTGCAACGGACGGAAGCCCGAGATGGCACGGTGAAATATCTGCTGGGGTTGAGGGATGGGCAGTTGATCGAAACGGTGGGGATCCCGACCAGCAAGCGTCTGACGGTGTGTGTCTCCTCTCAGGTGGGCTGCCCCATGGCCTGCAACTTCTGTGCCACAGGCAAAATGGGTTATCGTCGCAACCTGGAGCTGCATGAAATTTTGGATCAGGTTTTGACGGTGCAGGAGGATTTTGGCCGCCGCGTTAGCCATATTGTGTTTATGGGCATGGGAGAACCTCTGCTCAACCGCGATACGGTCGTGCAAGCTATTCGCAGTCTTAACCAAGATATGGGCATCGGCCAGCGGCACATCACCCTATCTACCGTCGGTGTTCCCCGCCAAATTCCCTGGCTAGCCCAGCAAGATTTGCACATCACCTTGGCCGTCAGTCTCCATGCCCCTAACCAGGATCTGCGGCAACAGTTGATCCCGTCGGCAGTCCACTATCCATTGGAGTCTTTAATCCAGGATTGCCGAGACTATATGCTCAGCAGCCGGCGGCGGGTGAGTTTTGAGTACACCTTGCTGGGGGGGGTTAATGATCTGCCAGTCCATGCCCGGCAATTGGCGGAACTGTTGCGCAGCGCCAGTCAGTCAGGGGTACAGCTGCATGTGAACTTGATCCCTTACAACCCCATCTCCGAGGCCGACTATCAACGCCCTCACCCGACACGGGTCGAAGAGTTTGTCCGACAGCTAGAGCAACACCATGTGCGGGCCAGTGTGCGCCAAACCCGGGGCTTAGATGGCAATGCCGCCTGTGGCCAACTGCGGGGATCCTTTCTGCAAAATCGCCCCGTCTCGGTGGCCACTCCCTAG